The Hippoglossus hippoglossus isolate fHipHip1 chromosome 21, fHipHip1.pri, whole genome shotgun sequence genome contains a region encoding:
- the rpe gene encoding ribulose-phosphate 3-epimerase — protein MAYSAKIGPSILSSDLSCLGSECVRMMECGADYLHLDVMDGHFVPNITFGHPMVESLRKSSVQEAFFDMHMMVSRPEQWVKPMAAAGANQYTFHLEATSNAGNLIKEIRESGMKVGLAIKPGTAVEELAPWANQIDMALVMTVEPGFGGQKFMEDMMPKVSWLRSQFPSLDIEVDGGVGPDTIHKCAEAGANMIVSGSAVIGNDDPRSVIALLRTVVAEAIQKRSLDR, from the exons aTGGCGTACAGTGCGAAGATCGGTCCGTCCATCCTGAGCAGCGACCTGTCCTGTCTGGGCAGCGAGTGCGTGCGGATGATGGAGTGCGGAGCGGACTACCTGCACCTGGACGTCATGGATGG GCATTTTGTCCCTAATATCACATTTGGTCATCCCATGGTGGAGAGCCTGAGGAAGTCAAGCGTTCAGGAAGCCTTCTTTG ACATGCACATGATGGTGTCTCGGCCGGAGCAGTGGGTGAAGCCCAtggctgcagcaggagccaACCAGTACACTTTCCACTTAGAGGCCACGAGCAACGCTGGAAACCTCATCAAGGAGATAAGAGAGAGCGGCATGAAG GTGGGTTTGGCCATAAAACCTGGTACAGCGGTGGAGGAACTGGCTCCCTGGGCAAACCAAATTGACATGGCTCTGGTCATGACTGTTGAACCTGGCTTTGGAGGACAGAAGTTCATGGAGGACATGATGCCCAAG GTGAGCTGGCTGCGGAGTCAGTTCCCTTCATTGGACATTGAAGTAGATGGAGGAGTCGGCCCTGACACCATTCACAAGTGTGCAGAG GCAGGGGCCAACATGATTGTGTCAGGCAGCGCTGTGATTGGCAACGACGACCCCCGTTCTGTTATCGCTCTTCTCCGCACGGTGGTGGCCGAGGCCATCCAGAAACGCTCGCTGGACCGCTGa